In Haloarchaeobius litoreus, the following are encoded in one genomic region:
- a CDS encoding AAA family ATPase — protein MSEIDGFDDVTEADIRAAFDEQSYVADDDIVTTVLLALRLGRPLLVEGEPGAGKTELAKVLAGGFDADLVRLQCYEGLAAENALYEWNYTKQLLAVQAGEGGVADGEGTADRDESVFSEPYLLERPLLEALRGDGRRVLLVDEVDRADEAFEALLLEVLSDFQVTVPELGTVAATTPPVVVVTSNRTRPLSDALKRRCLYLHVSPPSFEKEREILSRKVPELHDAVAAELCGIVDRLREEPLRKPPGAAETIDWARAVATLRENGGGDALSREEVRRTLGTVLKEVEDVQRVDEDLLDTLVEAARAAREAAES, from the coding sequence ATGAGCGAGATAGACGGATTCGACGACGTGACCGAGGCCGACATCCGTGCCGCCTTCGACGAGCAGTCGTACGTCGCGGACGACGACATCGTGACGACGGTGCTGCTCGCCTTGCGGCTCGGCCGCCCGCTACTCGTCGAGGGCGAGCCCGGCGCGGGCAAGACCGAGCTTGCGAAGGTGCTCGCCGGCGGCTTCGACGCCGACCTCGTCCGCCTCCAGTGCTACGAGGGACTCGCCGCCGAGAACGCGCTGTACGAGTGGAACTACACGAAGCAGCTGCTCGCGGTGCAGGCCGGCGAGGGAGGCGTGGCGGACGGCGAGGGGACCGCGGACCGCGACGAGTCCGTCTTCTCCGAGCCGTACCTGCTCGAACGCCCGCTACTGGAGGCGCTCCGGGGCGACGGCCGGCGCGTCCTCCTCGTCGACGAGGTCGACCGCGCCGACGAGGCGTTCGAGGCCCTGCTGCTGGAGGTGCTGAGCGACTTCCAGGTGACAGTGCCCGAACTCGGCACCGTCGCCGCGACCACGCCGCCGGTCGTCGTCGTCACCTCGAACCGGACACGGCCACTGAGTGACGCGCTCAAGCGGCGCTGTCTCTACCTGCACGTCTCGCCGCCGAGCTTCGAGAAGGAGCGCGAGATCCTCTCGCGGAAGGTACCCGAGCTCCACGACGCCGTCGCCGCCGAGCTCTGTGGCATCGTCGACCGGCTGCGGGAGGAGCCACTCCGGAAGCCCCCGGGGGCGGCCGAGACCATCGACTGGGCGCGCGCGGTCGCCACGCTGCGTGAGAACGGCGGGGGCGACGCGCTCTCGCGCGAGGAGGTCCGGCGCACGCTCGGCACCGTGCTGAAGGAGGTCGAGGACGTCCAGCGCGTCGACGAGGACCTCCTCGACACGCTGGTCGAGGCGGCGCGCGCGGCGCGGGAGGCCGCCGAGTCGTGA
- a CDS encoding VWA domain-containing protein — protein MTDGDAPREPGAAGDAEGLDGESVARASDHVRDELVRFARALRRAGVSVPANAATTAARALVVVGFSDEDRAWAATRACLVTDPHDAAEFDRLFPEFWRRLTAGLGETGPAARMEEPPEGALAPIGGEPADGEAAESAGSDETEGDEHEDDAESSVAWRASSLAAHVEDHGDEPAAVSRYSPTGAPTPVEAVPSFVGHDELAAAVDELTAALATLRGRAWDTVGDRRTDARRALRASVGTGGTVVSLPTRDRKRSEVRATWLVDVSRSVLDTLDRSFLLDTLGRTRTAWRDCRVFFFDEEIREVTSAFDDGTASGAADALADAEAEWGGGTRIGGSLAELRARSPDAVDNRTVVFVVSDGLEMGDVRTLERELASLTSRAAAVVWCNPLAASPGFEPTARGMAAALPFVAGPFAFAGPDDVSELARQLRAQGPGGRVGYEYDPRREDV, from the coding sequence GTGACCGACGGCGACGCGCCCCGCGAGCCGGGCGCAGCCGGCGACGCCGAGGGACTCGACGGCGAGTCCGTCGCCCGCGCCAGCGACCACGTCCGCGACGAGCTGGTCCGGTTCGCCCGCGCGCTCCGCCGGGCGGGGGTGTCCGTGCCGGCGAACGCGGCGACGACGGCCGCCCGGGCGCTCGTCGTGGTGGGGTTCTCGGACGAGGACCGGGCGTGGGCAGCGACACGGGCCTGTCTCGTCACCGACCCGCACGACGCCGCCGAGTTCGACCGGCTCTTCCCGGAGTTCTGGCGACGGCTCACCGCCGGGCTCGGCGAGACGGGGCCGGCGGCCCGCATGGAGGAGCCGCCGGAGGGCGCACTCGCTCCGATCGGCGGCGAGCCAGCCGACGGCGAGGCGGCCGAATCCGCGGGGAGCGACGAGACGGAGGGCGACGAGCACGAGGACGACGCAGAGAGCAGCGTGGCCTGGCGCGCCTCGTCGCTGGCCGCGCACGTCGAGGACCACGGCGACGAACCGGCCGCAGTCTCCCGGTACAGCCCCACCGGCGCGCCGACGCCCGTCGAGGCGGTCCCGTCGTTCGTCGGACACGACGAGCTCGCCGCGGCGGTCGACGAGCTGACGGCCGCGCTCGCGACGCTCCGGGGGCGAGCCTGGGACACCGTCGGCGACCGGCGGACCGACGCGAGACGCGCGCTCCGGGCCAGCGTCGGCACGGGGGGGACGGTCGTCTCGCTTCCCACCCGCGACCGCAAGCGGAGCGAGGTCCGGGCGACCTGGCTGGTAGACGTGAGCCGGTCCGTGCTGGACACGCTTGACCGGAGCTTCCTGCTCGACACCCTCGGACGGACCCGGACGGCGTGGCGCGACTGTCGCGTCTTCTTCTTCGACGAGGAGATCCGTGAGGTCACGTCCGCGTTCGACGACGGCACCGCGAGCGGCGCGGCCGACGCGCTCGCCGACGCCGAAGCAGAGTGGGGTGGGGGCACCCGTATCGGTGGCTCGCTCGCGGAACTGCGTGCGCGGTCGCCGGACGCGGTCGACAACCGGACGGTCGTCTTCGTCGTCAGCGACGGGCTGGAGATGGGCGACGTCCGGACGCTGGAGCGCGAACTCGCCTCGCTCACGTCGCGAGCGGCCGCGGTCGTCTGGTGCAACCCGCTCGCCGCCTCGCCCGGCTTCGAGCCCACGGCACGGGGGATGGCCGCCGCGCTCCCGTTCGTCGCGGGGCCGTTTGCGTTCGCCGGCCCCGACGACGTGTCCGAACTCGCCCGGCAGCTCCGGGCACAGGGGCCAGGTGGACGGGTCGGCTACGAGTACGACCCGCGCCGGGAGGACGTCTGA
- the hisD gene encoding histidinol dehydrogenase, with product MNVRAVADLGPDERRAFFERDSGVDAVRSDVADIVDRVREEGDVAVREFCAEFDDVQVANLDVADECERAYEEIDDDVREAVETAAANVREFHEAQVPVDWRDDFDGRELGRRFRPLRRVGVYGPGGTAAYPSSVIMGVVPAVVAGVEDVVVCTPPADELNPVTLAAIHVAGADEVYSVGGAQAVAAMAYGTESIPAVQKVVGPGNRWVTAAKAEVQGDVDIDFLAGPSEVLVLADETAEPAFVAADLVAQAEHDEHASVVCVTDDEAVAEAIADEVEAQVAGAEREEVARDALEGDASGVLAARSMSEAILFAEEYAAEHLSIQTDDEEAVLDRIDSAGSVFLGPYTPVAAGDYASGTNHVLPTGGGAKRHGGLSVDHFLRSTTVQRLDRDALDELSTTITTLADAEGLGAHADSVRRRFED from the coding sequence ATGAACGTACGAGCAGTCGCCGACCTCGGCCCCGACGAGCGCCGCGCCTTCTTCGAGCGCGACTCGGGCGTCGACGCGGTCCGGAGCGACGTGGCCGACATCGTCGACCGGGTGCGCGAGGAGGGTGACGTGGCGGTCCGGGAGTTCTGCGCGGAGTTCGACGACGTGCAGGTCGCCAATCTGGACGTGGCCGACGAGTGCGAGCGCGCCTACGAGGAGATCGACGACGACGTGCGCGAGGCCGTCGAGACGGCGGCGGCGAACGTCCGCGAGTTCCACGAGGCGCAGGTGCCCGTCGACTGGCGCGACGACTTCGACGGCCGCGAACTGGGCCGGCGGTTCCGGCCGCTCCGGCGCGTCGGCGTCTACGGCCCCGGCGGCACAGCCGCGTATCCGTCGTCTGTCATCATGGGCGTCGTGCCGGCCGTCGTCGCGGGTGTCGAGGACGTGGTGGTCTGTACCCCGCCGGCCGACGAGCTGAACCCGGTGACGCTGGCGGCCATCCACGTCGCCGGTGCAGACGAGGTGTACTCCGTCGGCGGCGCGCAGGCCGTCGCCGCGATGGCCTACGGCACCGAGTCCATCCCGGCGGTCCAGAAGGTCGTCGGGCCGGGCAACCGCTGGGTGACGGCGGCGAAGGCCGAAGTGCAGGGCGACGTGGACATCGACTTCCTCGCCGGGCCAAGCGAGGTGCTCGTGCTCGCCGACGAGACCGCCGAACCGGCGTTCGTCGCGGCCGACCTCGTCGCGCAGGCCGAGCACGACGAGCATGCATCGGTCGTCTGCGTGACCGACGACGAGGCCGTCGCCGAGGCGATCGCCGACGAGGTCGAGGCACAGGTCGCCGGGGCCGAGCGCGAGGAGGTCGCCCGCGACGCACTCGAAGGCGATGCCTCCGGCGTCCTCGCTGCACGCTCGATGAGCGAGGCAATCCTGTTCGCAGAGGAGTACGCGGCCGAGCACCTCTCCATCCAGACCGACGACGAGGAGGCAGTCCTCGACCGCATCGACAGCGCGGGCAGCGTCTTCCTCGGGCCGTACACGCCCGTCGCGGCCGGCGACTACGCCTCCGGCACGAACCACGTGCTGCCGACCGGCGGCGGCGCGAAGCGCCACGGTGGGCTCTCCGTCGACCACTTCCTGCGCTCGACCACCGTCCAGCGGCTCGACCGCGACGCGCTCGACGAACTCTCGACCACCATCACGACGCTCGCCGACGCAGAAGGGCTGGGCGCACACGCCGACAGCGTGCGTCGCCGGTTCGAGGACTGA
- a CDS encoding PAS domain-containing response regulator encodes MPRTIRVLHVDDDDALLDLTKTMLEREGEDITVESACSASGAMTCLRENGRIDCIVSDYEMPEMDGLDLLETVRGSRPDLPFVLFTGRGSEEIASRALSAGATEYLQKGAGTDQYTVLANRIRNAVAKRRAERERTHTQNRYQALIEHSSDLITILDENGVFEYTSPATRSVLGYEPEELIGEHSFEMVHPDDRSTVTDAFERMKADSSTTPSVSYRLQHADGEWRHLESNGTNRLEDPAIEGFVVNTRDVTERVEAEQLLSEEQELFDAALDALPHVFYVSNLDGSGWRWNRKLEEASGYSTAELRDIEIDEIFADEDVGKVESVIDRVLDGETVTYEARMETKSGELELRRISASLLTDEDGEPIGICGIGVGIDEDDE; translated from the coding sequence ATGCCGAGGACCATCCGCGTCCTCCACGTGGACGACGACGACGCGTTGCTCGACCTGACGAAGACCATGCTGGAACGGGAGGGGGAGGACATCACCGTCGAGAGCGCCTGCTCCGCGTCCGGCGCGATGACGTGCCTGCGGGAGAACGGTCGCATCGACTGCATCGTCAGCGACTACGAGATGCCCGAGATGGACGGGCTCGACCTGCTGGAGACCGTCAGGGGGAGCCGTCCCGACCTCCCGTTCGTCCTCTTCACCGGCAGGGGGAGCGAGGAGATCGCGAGCCGAGCGCTCTCGGCCGGGGCGACCGAGTACCTCCAGAAGGGCGCGGGCACCGACCAGTACACGGTCCTCGCGAACCGTATCCGGAACGCTGTCGCGAAGCGACGGGCCGAACGGGAGCGTACGCACACCCAGAACCGCTATCAGGCGCTCATCGAGCACTCCTCCGACCTCATCACCATCCTCGACGAGAACGGCGTGTTCGAGTACACGAGCCCGGCGACCCGGAGCGTGCTCGGCTACGAGCCCGAGGAGCTCATCGGTGAACACTCGTTCGAGATGGTCCACCCCGACGACCGTTCGACGGTGACCGACGCGTTCGAGCGCATGAAAGCGGACTCGAGCACGACGCCGTCGGTCAGCTATCGGCTGCAACACGCCGACGGCGAGTGGCGACACCTGGAGTCGAACGGCACCAACCGGCTCGAAGACCCTGCCATCGAGGGGTTCGTCGTCAACACGAGGGACGTGACGGAGCGCGTCGAGGCCGAACAGCTGCTCAGCGAGGAGCAGGAGCTGTTCGACGCAGCGCTCGACGCCCTCCCGCACGTCTTCTACGTCTCGAACCTCGACGGGTCGGGCTGGCGCTGGAACCGCAAGCTAGAGGAGGCGAGCGGCTACTCGACCGCGGAGCTGCGGGACATCGAGATAGACGAGATCTTCGCCGACGAGGACGTGGGGAAGGTCGAGTCGGTCATCGACAGGGTGCTCGACGGCGAGACGGTGACCTACGAGGCGCGGATGGAGACGAAGTCGGGGGAGCTCGAACTGCGACGTATCAGCGCGTCACTGCTCACCGACGAGGACGGCGAACCCATCGGAATCTGTGGCATCGGCGTCGGTATCGACGAGGACGACGAGTAG
- a CDS encoding HesB/IscA family protein, with protein sequence MSTGTADGETTPRIEVTETAADEALSLLDGEGLDTDEAGLRLFVQQGGCAGLSYGMRFDDEPEADDTIYEHHGLRVFVDPSSLNYVEGSVLDFEGGLQGAGFHVENPNVVSECGCGESFRT encoded by the coding sequence ATGAGCACGGGCACCGCAGACGGGGAGACCACCCCACGGATCGAAGTGACCGAGACGGCCGCCGACGAGGCGCTCTCGTTGCTCGACGGCGAGGGGCTCGATACCGATGAGGCGGGCCTGCGACTGTTCGTCCAGCAGGGCGGCTGTGCCGGCCTCTCCTACGGTATGCGGTTCGACGACGAACCGGAAGCCGACGACACCATCTACGAACACCACGGGCTGCGCGTCTTCGTCGACCCGTCCAGCCTGAACTACGTCGAGGGCAGCGTCCTCGACTTCGAAGGCGGCCTGCAAGGTGCCGGCTTCCACGTCGAGAACCCGAACGTGGTGTCGGAGTGTGGCTGCGGCGAATCCTTCAGAACGTAG
- a CDS encoding dodecin, whose amino-acid sequence MVFKKITLIGTSSESFEDAADDAIDRAQDTIDNVQWVEVEELGVEIASVADREYQAEVTVAFELDG is encoded by the coding sequence ATGGTATTCAAGAAGATCACGCTCATCGGGACGAGTTCGGAGAGCTTCGAGGACGCCGCGGACGACGCCATCGACCGCGCGCAAGACACCATCGACAACGTCCAATGGGTCGAAGTAGAGGAGTTGGGCGTCGAGATCGCGTCGGTGGCGGACCGGGAGTACCAGGCAGAGGTGACGGTGGCGTTCGAACTGGACGGCTGA
- a CDS encoding DUF2238 domain-containing protein yields MRLRDRLGIDEAFQRRLTRVMQITLVGLLFVGVERRNPGIVVNTLVGLGVTQLPSLLERDYGISLDAGLTLWITTAAFLHALGTVGIPGTEGTFYRSTIWWDHMTHALSSSVVAAVGYTTVRALDEHNEDIVIPPRFMFVFILAFVMAFGVVWELLEFGIGVAASGSDATFLVQFGIDDTMLDLLFNTAGGFVVAVWGQAYLTDVTGALRDKLAHRDDESTGGAT; encoded by the coding sequence GTGAGACTCAGAGACCGACTCGGTATCGACGAGGCGTTCCAGCGTCGCCTCACCCGAGTCATGCAGATAACCCTCGTCGGCCTGCTGTTCGTCGGCGTCGAACGACGGAACCCCGGTATCGTGGTGAACACGCTGGTGGGACTCGGCGTCACACAGCTCCCCTCGTTGCTCGAACGCGACTACGGCATCTCCCTCGACGCGGGGCTCACGCTCTGGATCACCACCGCGGCGTTCCTCCACGCGCTCGGGACCGTCGGCATCCCCGGCACCGAGGGCACGTTCTACCGCAGCACCATCTGGTGGGACCACATGACCCACGCGCTCTCGTCGTCCGTCGTCGCCGCCGTCGGCTACACCACGGTCCGCGCGCTCGACGAACACAACGAGGACATCGTCATCCCGCCGCGGTTCATGTTCGTGTTCATCCTCGCGTTCGTGATGGCGTTCGGCGTCGTCTGGGAACTGCTGGAGTTCGGCATCGGCGTGGCAGCCAGCGGGAGCGACGCGACCTTCCTCGTCCAGTTCGGCATCGACGACACGATGCTCGACCTCCTGTTCAACACCGCCGGCGGCTTCGTCGTCGCAGTCTGGGGGCAGGCGTACCTGACCGACGTCACCGGTGCGCTCCGTGACAAACTCGCCCACCGCGACGACGAATCGACCGGCGGCGCGACGTAG